The Methanomassiliicoccales archaeon genomic sequence ACCTAAAATGACACTTAACAAGGTCGTGGTAAGATCTCCGGCAACCATAGCGAACCTCGGTCCGGGCTTCGATGTTTTCGGGATAGCCTTAAAGGAACCGGCTGACCTGATAGAGGTACGCCGCACCAGCGAGCTGGGCGTCCGGGTGGAGAAGATAGAGGGCATAGGGGCCCACGGGGTCACGATCGACAATTCACGGAACACCGCCGCCGTCGCCGCCCAGAAGGTGTTGGAGATGGGCAACGCGGATTTCGGTCTCAGGATGAGCATCAAGAAAGGCATCCGCCCGGCCAGCGGGATGGGTTCCTCGGGCGCTTCCGCAGCGGGCGGGGCATACGCCGCCAACCTCATGCTGGAGAAGCCTTTCCCGGTCGAGAAGCTGGTCCTCTCGGCCGCCCTGGGGGAGGAGGCCTCTTCCGGCAGTCGTCATGCGGACAACGCCGGGCCGGCATTGCTGGGCGGTTTCACGATCATCCGTTCCTACGATCCTTTGGAGATCGTCCGGGTCGATCCGCCGGCGAACCTCGGCATTGTCGCGATGCTTCCATCCTTCGCTGTTCCGACCAGGGAGGCAAGGAAGGTTCTTCCCAAGTCCATCGACCTGAAGAGCCTGATATTCCAGGTCGGACACGCAGCATCGCTGGTCGCCGGAATGGCGAATAAGGATGTGAACCTGATAGCCCGCAGCATGAAGGACGTGGTCGTCGAACCGGCACGCTCCCAGATGGTGCCGCATCTCAAGGATGCGGAAGCGGCGGCCCTGAAGGGAGGGGCGCTGGCCTCATTCCTGGGAGGCTCCGGACCATGCATCGGCGCCATCTATGACATCAACGTCAGCGACGGGATCGAGATCGCCCGTTCGGTCCAATCCTTCTTCGAGAACCATGGCATCGACTGTCTGTCCTGGGTCACAACCTGGGGAGAGGGTTGCAGGCGGGTATCGGAATGAGCTATTCCATCAAATGCTTCGAGTGCGGCAAGGTCATAACGGACAACTTCGCTGATGCCTGCCCTCACTGCGGAGGACTGCTGACCGTGGAGATGGACCTGGAAAGGCTCTCCAATCTGAGACCGGCGGACCTGAGGAAACGTCCGATCGGTGTATGGCGGTACGCACCGCTGCTTCCAGCATGCGAGGCCAAGGCCATCACCCTGAAGGAAGGGGGCACCCCCCTGTACGATTGCCTTTCGATGGCCGCCAAGGCCAAGCTGAACAAGGTCTATGTCAAGTTCGAGGGGGCGAACCCGACCGGCTCTTTCAAGGACCGGGGCATGACCGTCGGGGTGACCCGGGCGGTCGAGCTCGGATGCAAGGTGGTGGGATGCGCTTCCACCGGCAATACATCGGCGGCCCTGGCCGCATACGCTGCCAAGGCCGGGCTGGAGTGTGTCGTACTCCTTCCTTCCGGCAAGGTGGCCGCCGGCAAGCTCGCCCAGGCCATGTTCTATGGTGCCAAGGTCATCTCGGTCGACGGCAACTTCGACGATGCGCTAAACATCGTGAAGAAGCTGGCGGCGGAGGGCGAACTGTATCTTCTGAACTCGATCAACCCGTTCCGGCCAGAAGGTCAGAAGACGGTGGCCTTCGAGATCATGGACCAGCTGGACTTCGAACTGCCCGACCGGATCATCCTTCCGGTGGGAAACGCCGCCAACATCTGGGCGGTGTACAAGGCGTTCACCGAGTACCGGCAGCTGGGCTGGATCGATAGGATCCCCAAGCTCACCGGGGTCCAGGCCGCGGGCTCGGCACCGATCGTGGACGCATACAGGCACGGGACGCCGGACTTCATACCGGAGGACCACCCGGAGACCATCGCCACTGCCATCCGCATAGGGAACCCGGCTTCGGGAAAGAAAGCGTTGAAAGCGATCTATACCACCGGAGGCAGCGCCATCGACGTCACTGATGAGGAGATCCTTTCGGCACAGCGCGTGCTCGGCCGTTCTGAGGGAATAGGTGTGGAACCAGCAAGCGCCGCCTCCATCGCCGGCATGCTCAAACTGGCCGAGATGGGCGAGATCGACAAGGACGAACGGGTCGTCTGCATCTGCACCGGCCATGTGCTCAAGGATCCTGACACGATCATCAAGTCATTCGGCAAGGTGCATCAGGCCAAGGCCGACCTGGCGTCGGTCAAGGCGTGCATCAACGCCAAGGACTGAACGATCGGTCCGTCCTCATGTCCAGCAATTTAATCGCCAACGAAATAACAAAATCTATTAGCATCAGCGCCGATACTCAGCCTCATCGGGGATTCCATTGGACCAAAGGCCGAGGTACAGGACGCACGTGCATGGGCTGGACGAGAACATAGGCGGTGGCATCCCGGAGGGAAGCGTGGTGCTCATCTGCGGCACCGCTGGAACGATGAAATCCTCCCTCGCCTATTACATGCTTTACACGAACGCCAGGGACGACGCGGTTCCCGGCCTCTATATCTCTCTGGAGCAGTCGCGGGACAGCCTCCTGCGGCAGATGCATGGTCTTGGATTCGACGGCAAGCTGAAGGCGAACCTGGACATCCTAGACCTGGGCGAACTGCGCATGAAGACCGAAGGATCGAACTGGCTGGATACGTTCAAGTACGCCATAGAGGAGACCCGTAAGCGTATGAACTACGACCTACTGGTCATCGACTCGCTGGGGGCGTTGACGCTGATCTCAGAGTTCGAGCGACCCCGGGAGGAGATCTTCCGGCTGTTCGAATGGTTGCGCTCCATGGCCATCACCACCATGGTGATCTCCGAGATGCCGGTGGGCATGTTCCAGTATTACGGCGGAGAGGATACGGACTTCCTGTCCGATGGGATCCTGCACCTGAGGATGGTGGACGTGGGAGAGACCGACGTGCAGAGACGGTTGCGCTGTGTGAAACTGCGGGAGACCGACCATTCCAGCAGCTACTACTCGTTCTATTACAAGGATAAGGGCTTCTTCATCACCCGGGCCATAAGCGACCTCTAGAAGTCCAGCAGACTGCTCTGGCCCCGGTCCTTTGCTTTCTTCGGGCTTTCGGGCTCGGCCTCCGCTTCGTTCTCAGCGATCTGCATGGGCGCCCCGGTAGGTGCTCCGACCTGTTTCTTGATGCTGGCGGCAAGGATATCGCTGATCCCGATGACCTTGGATATCTGTCCAGCATCCGCCTGACGCAACGCCTCCAGAGTGGTGAAGCCCTTCTTGAAAAGGGAACGCGCTCTTATCCTGCCCACTCCTTTGAGCTTGACCAGGTCGAGCAGTTCCGGTCTGACCCCATAGTGCAGACGTGTCATGAGCTCCGTCAATGGTGGGTATGCGTCCTTGTTGAAGATGTTGGCCATCTCCCTCATCGAGTAGAGCAGCCATTCCCCTATCTCGACCTTGTTCCGAAGGTCCCCGGGACCGATGCCGAGCTTGTCCAGTATCTTGTCCTCCTCGATCTCCATGGTCCAGTCCTCGAGGATGGTGGCGGTCTTCAGTTCCGCCAGGAAGAACTCATACTCGGTCTCGTCGTCCTCTGGAGGATCGAACACCAGTTCTCCCTCGCGCTTCATGACCAGGTCCTCAAGCCATTCCTTGTCGTTGCGCCTGATGAACATGGTGCGCATGTCCGGGGTCGAACATACCGCGTGGAAGAGTCCGAACTCCTTTCCCGGTTTATATGCTTCCAACGCCTGACGCATCCGGACGGCGGACATAGGGTCTATGTACAGGTCGGAGACCCGGCGGCCGAAGAACGTGGCCTTGATCGTCTGGTCCGGACCGGTCTTGATCATGCCTTCCTTCTCCAGGAATTCCAGGATATTGTTGGCCGCCTCCTCTATGCCGACGATGTTCGCCTGGTGCGCGAAGAAAGTGGAACCAAGGAAGTCCATCAGGCCCTCCCAGCTGCTGGCCGTGCCGCTGGCGATGGTGGAGAGCACGTGGCTTCGCATGACCGCCTCGTTGCTCAGTTTGGATATCACATCCTCCGGCTCTCCCAGCAGGTACGTGTCGCGGAGGAACGTCAGTTCATCCTCGGACTTGGCCAGCAGGATCGCCTCTCCGTAAGGGTCATATCTCGGGCGTCCCGCCCTCCCGCACATCTGCTTTATCTCCATGACCGGGATGGGAACGTTCATCCCATTGTCGAAACGATAAACGTCACGGATCACCACTCGGCGGGCCGGCAGGTTGATCCCGGCCGCCAGTGTCGGTGTGGCCACTATGCATTTGATCTTGCCCTTCTTGAACGAACCTTCAACCATGCGCCGCTGGTCATTGGTCAGCCCGGCGTTGTGGAAGGCTATCCCCTTCTTGACGCACGATTTCAAGGTGCGTCCGACCGAGGTGTGCTCCCCTTCCCCGTCGATCATCCTCTCGGTTTCCGGGTCGAGCTCGACACCTTCCGCCAGGTCCTTGGTGAGCTTGGAGAACTTGACCGCCAGCGATTCGGTCGACTTGCGGGTGTTGACGAAGACCAAGGCTTGCCCTCCCTCCTTGATCGCGTCCTTTACCAGGCTCCATACGGGGTCCTCCTCGAAGACCACCTTTCTGGTGCTGTTGTCGATGAAACGTACCGTTCCATCCAGGTACACTCCTTCCTTAAGCTTGACCGGTCTCCAACGATTAGCGATGTGTACGGCATCAAGCCATTCCGCCAGCTCCCTGGAGTTGTTGACCGTGGCCGAGAGCGCGATGATCTGGAGACCCGTGTTGAAGCGCTTGAACTTGGCCAGCGTGACCTCCAGCGTCGGCCCTCGGTCCGGATCGTTGATGAGATGGACCTCGTCAGCGACGACCAGGGTCACTTCGCGCAACCAGTCTGACTGGTGCCTAAGCAGAGAGTCAGCCTTCTCCGAGGTGGCCACGATCACATCATAGGATTGCAGGCGGGAATCCGGTGAGTCGAAGTCGCCCACCGAGATGCCCACTTTAATGCCTAATGGCTCGAACTTCCTCAGATCATCATACTTTTCCGTCGCCAATGCCCTGAGCGGTACGATGTAGAGCACCTTGCCATGGCGTTCGAGGATATGCTTCATCGCCGCCAGGTAGGCGATGAGCGACTTTCCCGAGGCGGTGGGGACGGCCACCACCAGGTTCTTGCCTGCCACCGCCAAGGGGGCGGCCTCTGCCTGAGGTGGATAGAGCTCGGTGATCCCTTCCTTTTCCAGGATCTCGATGACGCCCGCGGGAAGATCAAGTTCCTTGACATTCATTCGCTATTCCGGTCTCCTCGGCCTCTTCTTTCGCAAGGGGAGGTCCGGCATAAAGCGTTGTCGATTGGAGGATTCGTCCAAGGAAATCCGAGTCCCATGAGACATTCCGATGTGGTCCTCTGAAACCCCGAGAATCGCGTGCTGGATAGTGTCATTATATGATTATTTTTTCAAATAGCCTTATATAGCAGCGCTGTTATGGGATGAATTTGGAAGCCGGTGTAGTATGGTTGAAGAGAACCCAAAGGAAATAGCGAATCTTCCCGACGCAGAGACGTGGATAGAGACGCAGGATTTCACCACCACAGCGGACATCAAGGTCCCAGACAAGCTAGCCGACCAGGTCATCGGTCAAGAGGCTGCTGTAGAAGTGGTCAAGAAGGCCGCAGAACAGAAGCGCCACGTGATGCTGATCGGGGAGCCAGGTACCGGGAAGTCGATGCTCGCCAAATCCATGACGGAGTATCTGCCGAAGAGCGAGCTCCAGGATGTTGTGGCATATCACAATCCAGACGATTCAAACGAGCCGAAGATCAGAGTGGTCCCGGCCGGTAAAGGAAGGGAGATCGTCGCCGCCCAGAAGCGGGAGGCCATGCAGCGCAAGCAGCAAAAGACCTCCATGGTCACGATCATGGTCTTCATGATCGTCGCACTGACGCTGGTGCTATACATCGCCAGCGGGATGAAGGACACCAACATCGTCCTGATCGGGATCATTGCCGCGGCGATCATATTCTTCGCGATGCGCTACTCGGGCACCAGGCAAGAGAGCTATATGGTGCCCAAGCTGCTCATCACGCATGACGACAAGGACACAGCTCCGTTCATCGACGCCACCGGTGCGCACGCAGGTTCATTGCTGGGGGACGTCAAGCACGACCCCTTCCAAAGCGGAGGCCTGGAGACCCCTGCCCACGAGAGGCTGGAGGTCGGTGCGATCCACAAGGCATCGAAGGGCGTCCTGTTCATCGATGAGATCAACATGCTGAGGATGGAATCCCAGCAGTCGCTCCTCACAGCGCTGCAGGAGGGCAAGTTCCCCATAACCGGTCAGAGCGAGCGTTCTTCCGGCGCTATGGTCAAGAGCGAGGCCGTCCCGTGCGATTTCATCCTGGTATGCGCAGGCAACATGGATGCCATTCAGGGCATGCACCCCGCGCTCAGGTCGAGGATACGCGGTTACGGTTACGAGGTGTACATGCGTTCCACCATGGACGACACCGACGATAACCGTAAGAAGCTGATCCGGTTCGTGGCCCAGGAAGTGGCCAAGGACAAGAAGATCCCTCATTTCGACAAGAAGGCGGTTGCCGAGATCATCAAGGAGGCGCAGAGGCGCGCAGGCAGGCGGGGCCAGCTCACCCTCAGACTGAGGGAGCTCGGCGGTTTGATCCGCGTTTCCGGGGACATAGCCCGGGAAGAGAACAAGCCGGTCGTGACCCAGCAGCACGTGTTCTCGGCCAAGAGGATCGCTCGCAGCCTAGAGCAGCAGATAGTCGACCGGTATATCCAGGCGAGGAAGGATTACAAGAGCTTCAACGTCGAGGGTGACCTGGTCGGTGTCGTCAATGGCCTGGCCGCGCTGAACTCCGGCTCAAGCATGACCGAGCTGTCCGGCGTAGTGCTGCCCATCGTGGCAGAGGTGACGCCGGCTCAGATAAAGAACGCTGGAAAGATCATCGCCACCGGCAAGCTCGGAGAGATCGCCAAGGAAGCGGTGGAGAACGTCTCCGCGCTGATCAAGAAGTACACCGGCGAGGACATCTACAACCACGACGTGCACATACAGTTCATCGGAACGTATGAGGGCGTCGAGGGGGACAGCGCCTCGATATCCGTGGCCACTGCCGTCATATCCGCCCTGGAAGAGGTTCCGGTGGACCAGACGGTAGCTATGACCGGAAGCCTCAGCGTCCGTGGGCAGGTGCTCCCGGTCGGTGGAGTGACCGCCAAGATCGAGGCTGCGGCCGAGTCGGGGATAAAGCGGGTTCTCATCCCGCGCGCCAACATGAACGACATCGTGCTCGAGGAGCGCTACGTAGGGAAGATAGAGATCATCCCGGTGACGAACATGGGCGAGGTCCTGAAGTACGCACTGGTCGGCGGTGTCAAGAAGGAAAGCCTGCTCAAGAAGCTGGCCGAGCTCCTGGAACACAGCGCTCCGGTCATTGCGGCCAAGCCTAACCTGCATTAAACCTCAACAAACCCATTCCTTTTTCCTCTTTCTTTTCGATATTCCACTGCCCCTTGCATCGTCCACGTTACCTTGGATCGGACGGCCGGTCGATCCGGCAAGGGTCCTAGCGTTCCATCTTCCGATTTCATTTAATCCAGATCGACCATTGCCTTTCCATGCCGAGAGAAAGCAAGATCATCCGATTTTTCCGTATCCTCGCCGACAAGTATGATGCTAAAGTTCAATATGATCCGATGGCGCCCCAGAGATCCGCGTCGGACCTGATCGTCACATTGACGGTATATGGACAGAGGATGACCTTCATTTCCAAAAGTAATGAGTTCCAATCGTTCTGCAACGCCCGTGCACTGGAAGAGCTCGGAGAGAAGTTCACCAAAGCGAACATGAACGCCCTGTTCCTTCAATTGGAGACCATAGCGACGAGCGATCGGGCGATCAGGAATGATGTTTCATGTTGTGGATGCGGCGACCTCACTCCCGAATTAGACGATGAGTAAGTTCGTTATGCAGTAGTAAGAATGGATAATGGCCCCATCCGGGGCCTGGTTTGCATTTCTTGTGTATGGGTCCCGTCTAAAGGAGGACGCAGAACTCATTGCCCAGACTGTCTGGGACAGCGAAGTGCATGCTCAATATCTGACCCATCTCCGGGATCATTTCGACGATGACCTCGTCGCCGGCCGGTATATCCAGGTCGGAGATCGTCAACATCAGAAGTTCTCCCTTCTGGACGATCGTATCATCCGTTCCCATGTAGGTGACCGTGGTAAACAGATGGGTGCTGTTCTGGAAAAGGTAAGGCGTCTCACCATATTGAGTGGTCACGAAGATGACGATCTTGGTCAGATCGATCGGGTTGCTGCCAGGTGACAGCTTCATCATGAACTGCAATTCTGTGAGATTATTGATTTTGTAGTGACCAGTGGCGTCCACGACCATGAGGCCGTCGCAGAGGTTCCTGACAGTATCTTCAGCCACCGAGGCTGCCTGGTCTCCGGTGTTGTTGACCGTTCCAAGGATCACCGTGCCCGCAGCTCCGGTTGTCAGTATCGAGGCGATGACGATCATCATCGACCCGGTCGCCATTGCCCCCCTCTTATTATAAGACGCTTTCGTCATGATTATCAG encodes the following:
- a CDS encoding homoserine kinase, with the translated sequence MTLNKVVVRSPATIANLGPGFDVFGIALKEPADLIEVRRTSELGVRVEKIEGIGAHGVTIDNSRNTAAVAAQKVLEMGNADFGLRMSIKKGIRPASGMGSSGASAAGGAYAANLMLEKPFPVEKLVLSAALGEEASSGSRHADNAGPALLGGFTIIRSYDPLEIVRVDPPANLGIVAMLPSFAVPTREARKVLPKSIDLKSLIFQVGHAASLVAGMANKDVNLIARSMKDVVVEPARSQMVPHLKDAEAAALKGGALASFLGGSGPCIGAIYDINVSDGIEIARSVQSFFENHGIDCLSWVTTWGEGCRRVSE
- the thrC gene encoding threonine synthase translates to MQAGIGMSYSIKCFECGKVITDNFADACPHCGGLLTVEMDLERLSNLRPADLRKRPIGVWRYAPLLPACEAKAITLKEGGTPLYDCLSMAAKAKLNKVYVKFEGANPTGSFKDRGMTVGVTRAVELGCKVVGCASTGNTSAALAAYAAKAGLECVVLLPSGKVAAGKLAQAMFYGAKVISVDGNFDDALNIVKKLAAEGELYLLNSINPFRPEGQKTVAFEIMDQLDFELPDRIILPVGNAANIWAVYKAFTEYRQLGWIDRIPKLTGVQAAGSAPIVDAYRHGTPDFIPEDHPETIATAIRIGNPASGKKALKAIYTTGGSAIDVTDEEILSAQRVLGRSEGIGVEPASAASIAGMLKLAEMGEIDKDERVVCICTGHVLKDPDTIIKSFGKVHQAKADLASVKACINAKD
- a CDS encoding ATPase domain-containing protein; this translates as MDQRPRYRTHVHGLDENIGGGIPEGSVVLICGTAGTMKSSLAYYMLYTNARDDAVPGLYISLEQSRDSLLRQMHGLGFDGKLKANLDILDLGELRMKTEGSNWLDTFKYAIEETRKRMNYDLLVIDSLGALTLISEFERPREEIFRLFEWLRSMAITTMVISEMPVGMFQYYGGEDTDFLSDGILHLRMVDVGETDVQRRLRCVKLRETDHSSSYYSFYYKDKGFFITRAISDL
- a CDS encoding DEAD/DEAH box helicase; protein product: MNVKELDLPAGVIEILEKEGITELYPPQAEAAPLAVAGKNLVVAVPTASGKSLIAYLAAMKHILERHGKVLYIVPLRALATEKYDDLRKFEPLGIKVGISVGDFDSPDSRLQSYDVIVATSEKADSLLRHQSDWLREVTLVVADEVHLINDPDRGPTLEVTLAKFKRFNTGLQIIALSATVNNSRELAEWLDAVHIANRWRPVKLKEGVYLDGTVRFIDNSTRKVVFEEDPVWSLVKDAIKEGGQALVFVNTRKSTESLAVKFSKLTKDLAEGVELDPETERMIDGEGEHTSVGRTLKSCVKKGIAFHNAGLTNDQRRMVEGSFKKGKIKCIVATPTLAAGINLPARRVVIRDVYRFDNGMNVPIPVMEIKQMCGRAGRPRYDPYGEAILLAKSEDELTFLRDTYLLGEPEDVISKLSNEAVMRSHVLSTIASGTASSWEGLMDFLGSTFFAHQANIVGIEEAANNILEFLEKEGMIKTGPDQTIKATFFGRRVSDLYIDPMSAVRMRQALEAYKPGKEFGLFHAVCSTPDMRTMFIRRNDKEWLEDLVMKREGELVFDPPEDDETEYEFFLAELKTATILEDWTMEIEEDKILDKLGIGPGDLRNKVEIGEWLLYSMREMANIFNKDAYPPLTELMTRLHYGVRPELLDLVKLKGVGRIRARSLFKKGFTTLEALRQADAGQISKVIGISDILAASIKKQVGAPTGAPMQIAENEAEAEPESPKKAKDRGQSSLLDF
- the lonB gene encoding ATP-dependent protease LonB, which encodes MVEENPKEIANLPDAETWIETQDFTTTADIKVPDKLADQVIGQEAAVEVVKKAAEQKRHVMLIGEPGTGKSMLAKSMTEYLPKSELQDVVAYHNPDDSNEPKIRVVPAGKGREIVAAQKREAMQRKQQKTSMVTIMVFMIVALTLVLYIASGMKDTNIVLIGIIAAAIIFFAMRYSGTRQESYMVPKLLITHDDKDTAPFIDATGAHAGSLLGDVKHDPFQSGGLETPAHERLEVGAIHKASKGVLFIDEINMLRMESQQSLLTALQEGKFPITGQSERSSGAMVKSEAVPCDFILVCAGNMDAIQGMHPALRSRIRGYGYEVYMRSTMDDTDDNRKKLIRFVAQEVAKDKKIPHFDKKAVAEIIKEAQRRAGRRGQLTLRLRELGGLIRVSGDIAREENKPVVTQQHVFSAKRIARSLEQQIVDRYIQARKDYKSFNVEGDLVGVVNGLAALNSGSSMTELSGVVLPIVAEVTPAQIKNAGKIIATGKLGEIAKEAVENVSALIKKYTGEDIYNHDVHIQFIGTYEGVEGDSASISVATAVISALEEVPVDQTVAMTGSLSVRGQVLPVGGVTAKIEAAAESGIKRVLIPRANMNDIVLEERYVGKIEIIPVTNMGEVLKYALVGGVKKESLLKKLAELLEHSAPVIAAKPNLH